One Deltaproteobacteria bacterium DNA window includes the following coding sequences:
- a CDS encoding TRAP transporter substrate-binding protein, translating to MLGVGAGLLFSLPGAAAQTKPTELSYSIFFPAPHKNTVLAGEWAKEIEKRTQGRVKITLFPGGTLTPADKCYDGVVKGISDIGMSVLGYTRGKFPLTEVIDLPLGYKSGVAATGLVNQYYQHFQPKEFEEVKILYLHAHGPGILHMKKDVHKLEDLKGMRIRSTGLSAKVVAALGGTPVAMPMPETYDALKRGMVEGSMAPQESLQGWKWGEVVKFTTESFGSAYSTAFFVAMNKEKWNALPPEIQKIIEQVNKEWIEKTGKLWDEIDKAGREFTLKLGNKIISLSPQENQRWAKAARPILDDYVSSMKAKNLPGEEALKFCLEKLK from the coding sequence ATGTTAGGGGTCGGGGCGGGATTATTATTTTCCCTTCCTGGGGCAGCGGCCCAAACGAAGCCCACTGAACTTTCTTATTCGATCTTCTTCCCGGCACCCCATAAAAATACAGTCCTGGCCGGCGAATGGGCAAAAGAAATCGAAAAAAGGACCCAGGGAAGAGTGAAGATTACTTTGTTCCCCGGGGGCACGCTGACTCCTGCCGATAAGTGCTACGACGGCGTGGTCAAAGGGATTTCCGATATCGGCATGTCCGTCCTCGGCTATACCAGAGGAAAGTTCCCTTTAACGGAAGTAATTGATTTGCCTCTTGGGTATAAGAGTGGAGTGGCGGCAACCGGCTTGGTCAATCAATATTATCAACATTTCCAGCCGAAAGAATTTGAGGAGGTGAAGATCCTTTACCTGCATGCCCATGGACCGGGGATCTTGCATATGAAAAAGGATGTGCACAAGCTCGAAGATCTCAAAGGAATGAGGATCCGCTCCACGGGATTGAGCGCCAAAGTAGTTGCCGCCCTCGGAGGGACCCCTGTGGCCATGCCTATGCCGGAAACATATGATGCTTTGAAGAGAGGGATGGTGGAAGGGTCCATGGCTCCGCAAGAATCATTACAGGGGTGGAAATGGGGAGAGGTGGTAAAGTTCACCACGGAAAGTTTTGGTTCCGCCTACAGTACAGCTTTTTTCGTGGCCATGAATAAAGAAAAATGGAATGCCCTGCCTCCGGAAATTCAGAAGATCATCGAACAAGTCAATAAGGAATGGATTGAAAAAACCGGGAAACTGTGGGATGAGATAGACAAGGCAGGAAGGGAGTTTACGTTGAAACTGGGCAACAAGATCATTTCTCTTTCCCCGCAAGAGAACCAAAGGTGGGCCAAGGCGGCCAGGCCGATTCTCGATGATTACGTAAGCAGCATGAAGGCCAAGAATTTGCCAGGGGAAGAGGCGCTGAAATTTTGCCTGGAGAAACTGAAATAA
- a CDS encoding TRAP transporter small permease — MGGRFGFIYQICKWTNVIAGVTLTLMMLITVADVILRPLGRSIVGIFELVAFAGAVVIGFSVPFTSWVRGHIYVDFFVQKFSLPVRKRVHITTRCLGIGLFLMIGWNLTLMGTDLFKSGEVSSTLQMPFYPIVYGIGGCCFIQALVLVGDILKILRGQYE; from the coding sequence ATGGGAGGAAGGTTTGGATTCATCTATCAAATCTGCAAATGGACCAACGTAATTGCCGGCGTCACTCTCACATTGATGATGTTGATCACGGTTGCGGATGTAATCTTACGCCCTCTGGGGAGATCCATCGTTGGCATTTTTGAACTCGTGGCTTTTGCCGGGGCGGTAGTTATTGGCTTTTCCGTTCCTTTTACTTCCTGGGTGCGGGGGCATATCTACGTAGATTTCTTTGTGCAAAAGTTCTCCTTACCCGTACGCAAAAGAGTCCATATAACCACCCGGTGTCTGGGGATTGGGTTGTTTCTAATGATCGGTTGGAATTTAACCCTCATGGGTACAGACCTCTTTAAGTCTGGAGAAGTTTCTTCCACTTTGCAAATGCCCTTTTACCCAATTGTGTATGGAATCGGGGGTTGCTGCTTTATCCAAGCCCTGGTCTTGGTAGGGGATATCCTGAAGATTCTCAGGGGCCAGTATGAATGA
- a CDS encoding TRAP transporter large permease, giving the protein MNEVVAGIIGLILVLALFFTGIELGFAMALVGFVGFSYIVSTKAALNLLAKDIFDVFSSYGFTVIPLFIFMGQIAFNAGIAKRLYDTAYKFVGHIPGGLAMATVGGATAFKAICGSSPATAATFASVAVPEMDRYGYSKKLSTGIVATVGTLGILMPPSVTLIVFGIITEQSIGKLFLAGLIPALIIALFFVLIIYGWCRINPALGPRGQKTRWKERIVSLPDVLWVGIIFLLVVGGLMKGFFTPTEAGSVGTFAVLLLALAKKDLSYKGFIKSVGESLRTACMVLMLIAGSTILGHFLAVTKIPMLAADWIIQLQFSPNLTMIIIALIYLLGGSFIDDLAFMILATPIFYPVIIKLGFDPIWFGVIIGITVMIGVVIPPVAINVFVVKNITKVPFGVIYKGVYPFLIGLVVCAFLLFLFPQIALYLPTRFMG; this is encoded by the coding sequence ATGAATGAAGTCGTCGCCGGGATCATCGGATTAATCTTAGTCCTTGCTTTATTTTTCACAGGCATAGAGTTAGGTTTCGCCATGGCTCTGGTGGGCTTTGTGGGATTCAGTTATATAGTATCCACCAAAGCCGCCTTAAACCTGTTGGCCAAGGATATTTTTGACGTATTCTCCTCGTACGGCTTCACTGTCATCCCCTTATTCATTTTCATGGGTCAAATTGCCTTCAACGCCGGGATCGCCAAGCGGCTTTATGATACTGCCTATAAATTCGTCGGCCACATCCCCGGAGGGCTGGCCATGGCCACTGTAGGAGGGGCAACCGCTTTCAAGGCGATCTGCGGGTCATCCCCAGCCACAGCTGCCACCTTCGCCAGCGTGGCGGTTCCGGAGATGGATCGTTATGGGTACAGCAAGAAATTATCGACCGGAATCGTGGCCACCGTCGGGACCCTGGGGATCCTCATGCCTCCCAGTGTTACTTTAATTGTATTCGGGATCATTACCGAGCAATCCATCGGCAAGTTATTTCTGGCCGGTTTGATTCCGGCGTTGATTATCGCCCTGTTTTTTGTCCTGATCATCTACGGCTGGTGCAGGATCAACCCTGCGCTGGGGCCCCGAGGCCAAAAAACGCGTTGGAAAGAGCGGATCGTTTCCCTCCCGGATGTCCTGTGGGTAGGGATCATTTTTTTGCTGGTGGTTGGGGGGTTGATGAAAGGTTTTTTTACCCCCACGGAGGCCGGCAGTGTGGGAACCTTTGCCGTTCTCCTTCTCGCGCTGGCCAAAAAAGACCTCTCTTATAAAGGATTCATTAAATCCGTCGGTGAATCTTTGCGCACTGCCTGCATGGTCCTGATGCTTATCGCCGGCTCTACCATCCTGGGCCATTTTCTCGCTGTGACCAAAATTCCGATGCTGGCGGCGGATTGGATCATTCAACTGCAATTTTCCCCCAACCTGACCATGATTATCATTGCCCTGATTTATTTATTGGGAGGATCTTTCATCGACGACCTGGCGTTCATGATCCTGGCCACCCCGATCTTTTACCCGGTCATCATCAAGCTGGGCTTCGATCCGATATGGTTTGGGGTGATCATCGGGATCACGGTAATGATTGGGGTGGTGATTCCTCCCGTGGCCATCAATGTCTTCGTGGTGAAAAATATCACCAAAGTACCCTTCGGAGTGATTTATAAAGGCGTATATCCCTTTTTAATCGGGCTTGTGGTCTGCGCCTTTTTATTATTTTTATTTCCCCAGATTGCTCTTTACTTACCTACTCGTTTCATGGGGTGA
- the hisC gene encoding histidinol-phosphate transaminase → MNYVRNCIAAMKGYVPGFQPAPGENFIKLNSNENPFPPSRKVQEILQNLAYEDLRLYPDPASLELREKLGSLYGFSANQIICGNGSDDILNIIVRTFAQPGVAIGFYEPTFPLYKVLGIIHGGQVIPISVVEPYERPPDPPANARVFFLANPNSPVGFGYPTSLVTELAKKVKGVFVVDEAYAEFSRENSLELIRKFKNVIVVRTLSKSYSLAGMRLGYAIGNEELIQEMFKVKDPFNVTRLTQALAVAALDDQEYFRKNIQQIIETRDWISKEAVALGYRIIPSQANFIFPQPPQKGRGVKFYEALFNRKVLTRYYDAEGLRDGVRMTIGTREEMTLTLRVLKDILPIL, encoded by the coding sequence ATGAACTATGTCAGAAATTGTATCGCGGCTATGAAGGGCTATGTTCCCGGTTTTCAGCCGGCTCCCGGGGAGAATTTCATTAAATTAAATAGTAATGAAAATCCTTTTCCCCCCTCGCGAAAAGTACAAGAAATCCTCCAGAACCTCGCTTACGAAGATTTACGTCTATATCCGGATCCGGCGAGTCTGGAGCTTCGGGAGAAACTGGGTTCCCTGTATGGTTTTTCGGCCAACCAGATTATCTGCGGCAATGGTTCCGATGATATTCTGAATATTATCGTCCGGACCTTTGCCCAGCCCGGAGTGGCCATTGGGTTCTATGAGCCCACTTTTCCGCTCTATAAAGTCCTGGGAATTATTCATGGGGGCCAAGTCATCCCTATCTCCGTGGTTGAGCCTTACGAACGGCCACCGGACCCGCCAGCAAACGCAAGAGTCTTTTTCCTGGCTAACCCCAATTCGCCGGTTGGTTTTGGGTACCCAACTTCCCTGGTCACGGAACTCGCCAAAAAAGTGAAAGGAGTTTTCGTAGTCGACGAAGCTTATGCCGAGTTTTCCCGGGAAAATTCCTTAGAGCTCATCCGGAAGTTTAAGAACGTGATCGTCGTGCGGACCCTTTCCAAGTCCTATTCCCTGGCCGGGATGCGGTTGGGATATGCCATCGGAAACGAGGAATTGATCCAGGAGATGTTCAAAGTCAAAGACCCCTTCAATGTGACCCGCCTGACCCAGGCCTTAGCAGTCGCTGCGCTCGATGACCAGGAATATTTCCGGAAAAATATTCAGCAGATTATCGAGACTCGGGACTGGATTAGCAAAGAAGCGGTTGCCCTTGGGTATCGCATTATCCCTTCCCAGGCGAATTTTATTTTTCCCCAACCGCCTCAGAAGGGGAGGGGAGTAAAATTCTATGAAGCCCTTTTTAACCGCAAAGTTTTAACCCGTTATTACGATGCAGAAGGTCTGAGGGATGGAGTGCGCATGACCATCGGTACCCGGGAAGAAATGACCCTTACCCTTCGAGTGCTAAAAGACATACTACCCATTTTATAA
- a CDS encoding pyridoxal phosphate-dependent aminotransferase translates to MSIAVKIRDYMERASWIRKMFEQGLELKSKLGADKVFDFSLGNPNLEPPDEVRKAILGVISDERPGKHAYMPNAGLRETRQAVANSLSKDHGMKITWEQVIMTCGAGGGLNVALKTILDPGDEVLVLSPYFVEYLFYIDNHNGIGQLIKNNEDFTLDIGAIEAGVTPRTKAIIINSPNNPSGRIYDESSLKNLGKLFENVKKRSGQTIYLLSDEPYSKLVYDGARVPSVFQAYPYSMVITSYSKDLSLPGERIGYVVVNPRMENWKQVVDGLTFCNRILGFVNAPALMQHIISKLQGVQVDVSEYQRKRDNLCRGLAEAGYSFIKPEGAFYLFPKSPIPDDVLFVNTLLQENILAVPGTGFGTPGYFRLAYCVEDRVIEGAMEGFRRAIRKFSR, encoded by the coding sequence ATGTCCATTGCGGTCAAAATTAGGGATTACATGGAACGAGCGTCTTGGATTCGCAAGATGTTCGAGCAGGGGCTGGAACTTAAAAGTAAATTGGGGGCGGACAAGGTTTTTGATTTCAGCCTCGGAAACCCGAATTTAGAGCCCCCGGATGAGGTCAGGAAGGCCATCCTTGGGGTCATAAGCGATGAGCGGCCTGGAAAGCACGCTTACATGCCCAATGCCGGATTACGAGAAACCCGGCAAGCAGTGGCGAATTCCTTATCGAAGGATCACGGGATGAAAATAACCTGGGAGCAGGTTATCATGACCTGCGGGGCCGGAGGCGGCCTCAACGTGGCATTAAAGACCATCCTGGACCCGGGAGATGAAGTCTTGGTTCTATCCCCCTATTTTGTTGAATACTTATTTTATATTGATAATCATAATGGAATCGGACAGTTAATTAAAAATAACGAAGATTTTACTTTGGATATTGGGGCGATCGAAGCTGGGGTGACTCCGAGGACGAAAGCGATCATCATCAATTCGCCCAATAACCCTTCGGGTCGAATTTACGATGAATCCAGTTTAAAAAATTTGGGTAAATTATTTGAAAATGTTAAAAAAAGAAGTGGCCAAACCATTTACCTGCTTTCCGATGAACCCTACAGCAAGCTGGTTTACGACGGGGCAAGGGTTCCCAGTGTCTTCCAGGCTTACCCGTATAGCATGGTCATAACTTCTTACTCCAAAGACCTTTCGTTACCCGGCGAGCGGATCGGGTATGTGGTTGTGAACCCCAGGATGGAAAACTGGAAACAGGTGGTCGACGGGTTAACTTTCTGCAACCGGATCCTGGGGTTTGTAAACGCTCCAGCCCTCATGCAGCATATTATTTCCAAGTTGCAGGGGGTTCAGGTAGATGTGTCCGAGTACCAACGGAAGCGCGATAATCTATGCCGCGGCCTTGCTGAGGCTGGGTATTCATTCATCAAGCCCGAAGGGGCCTTTTACCTTTTCCCTAAATCTCCCATCCCCGATGATGTTTTGTTCGTGAACACTCTTTTACAGGAAAATATCCTGGCTGTTCCGGGAACGGGCTTTGGAACGCCAGGATATTTCCGTCTCGCTTATTGCGTCGAAGATCGAGTCATCGAAGGCGCCATGGAAGGGTTCCGCAGGGCCATTCGTAAGTTCTCCCGTTAA
- a CDS encoding aspartate/glutamate racemase family protein produces MREKIIGILGGMGPEATLLMFAKILEHTPASKDQEHLRVIIDNNPKIPERLPAILGVGENPVPMMVESGRSLIRAGADFIPRRN; encoded by the coding sequence ATGAGAGAAAAAATAATTGGAATTCTGGGTGGTATGGGTCCGGAAGCAACGCTCTTGATGTTTGCTAAAATTTTGGAACACACGCCAGCATCTAAGGATCAGGAACACCTCAGGGTGATCATCGATAATAATCCCAAAATTCCTGAGAGATTGCCAGCAATCCTTGGTGTGGGAGAAAACCCCGTCCCCATGATGGTGGAAAGCGGCAGGTCTTTAATAAGGGCTGGAGCTGATTTTATCCCGCGCCGCAATTGA
- a CDS encoding amino acid ABC transporter ATP-binding protein, whose amino-acid sequence MIEIVNLSKWFGKFRVLDNINEVIRRSQVVVVCGPSGSGKSTLCKCLNGLEEFQEGDVIIDGISLKNPATDLIKLRQRIGMVFQRFELYPHMSALENITLAPMKVKKLTRGEAEKKAMALLERVGIPEQANKYPGNLSGGQQQRVAIARALAMEPEIMLFDEPTSALDPEMIKEVLDVMIALAKSGMTMIVVTHEMGFAKEVADEIIFMDQGRIIERATDKNFFANPQTERAKEFLNKILI is encoded by the coding sequence ATGATTGAAATTGTCAATCTGAGTAAATGGTTTGGAAAATTTAGAGTGTTGGACAACATCAACGAGGTAATTCGCCGCAGCCAGGTAGTGGTAGTCTGCGGGCCTTCTGGGTCGGGCAAGAGCACTCTTTGCAAATGCCTAAACGGTTTGGAAGAATTCCAGGAAGGAGATGTCATCATAGATGGTATATCCTTAAAAAACCCTGCCACAGACCTGATAAAATTGCGGCAAAGAATCGGCATGGTTTTTCAACGATTCGAGCTTTATCCGCATATGAGCGCCTTAGAGAATATTACTCTGGCTCCTATGAAGGTTAAAAAATTGACTCGCGGGGAGGCGGAGAAAAAGGCAATGGCTCTTCTGGAAAGAGTAGGAATCCCGGAACAAGCCAATAAATATCCTGGAAATCTATCCGGGGGGCAACAGCAAAGGGTGGCCATTGCCCGGGCCCTGGCTATGGAACCCGAGATTATGCTTTTTGACGAACCGACCAGTGCTTTGGATCCCGAGATGATTAAGGAAGTTCTGGATGTCATGATCGCCCTGGCCAAGTCCGGCATGACCATGATTGTGGTGACTCACGAGATGGGTTTTGCCAAAGAAGTGGCTGATGAAATTATTTTTATGGACCAAGGCCGAATTATCGAGAGGGCTACAGATAAAAATTTCTTCGCCAATCCCCAGACTGAGCGAGCCAAAGAATTTCTGAATAAAATTTTGATTTAA
- a CDS encoding amino acid ABC transporter permease translates to MAFFDWKVIVENLPFLMRGLLTTFQLAVIAIGGGVILGVLVGMGRLSRRKYVYYPATVFVNFLRSIPLILVIFWFYFLVPILAGRPLGDFVSASIAFIIFEASYFAEIIRAGIQSIPKGQMQAAYSTGLNYRKTMGYVIIPQALKNMVPSLLTQSVIIFQDTSLAYVIGLKEFLRSATIVDAREVRSLELYTFVGIVYFLICYTMSLLTKRWEAKKESAK, encoded by the coding sequence ATGGCTTTTTTCGATTGGAAAGTAATTGTCGAAAACCTGCCCTTTCTCATGCGGGGCTTACTTACCACCTTTCAACTGGCTGTAATCGCCATAGGTGGCGGGGTAATCCTCGGTGTTTTGGTGGGGATGGGGCGATTGAGTAGACGAAAATACGTCTATTACCCGGCCACTGTTTTCGTCAATTTTTTAAGGAGTATCCCGCTCATTCTGGTAATATTCTGGTTTTATTTCCTGGTGCCAATCCTGGCTGGGAGGCCATTGGGAGATTTTGTTTCTGCCTCTATAGCCTTTATTATATTCGAAGCATCTTATTTCGCCGAGATTATCCGGGCGGGTATTCAATCGATCCCCAAAGGACAGATGCAAGCAGCTTATTCCACCGGTTTAAACTATCGCAAAACGATGGGCTACGTTATCATTCCCCAAGCGTTGAAGAATATGGTTCCCTCTCTATTAACCCAATCGGTCATCATTTTTCAGGATACCTCGTTGGCGTACGTGATCGGCTTGAAGGAATTTTTGCGATCGGCCACCATTGTAGATGCCCGGGAAGTCAGAAGTCTGGAATTGTATACCTTTGTGGGGATCGTATATTTTCTTATTTGTTATACCATGAGCTTATTAACGAAGAGGTGGGAAGCAAAGAAGGAATCAGCGAAATGA
- a CDS encoding amino acid ABC transporter permease, with protein sequence MIAYEFRWSVLWQQPYGSWMLEGIWTTIQLGFISWVLALSIGIVIGTCRVTPWKPLRACATAYTEFFRDIPLLVQLFFWYFAAPRILPASLEQYFYREVANVEFWIVVIALSIYTSSRVAEQIRSGLQSIPVDQFHAALSTGLTYFQMYRYVTIPLAIRIMIPPLTTEFLTTFKNTSLAMTVGVLEATFMSQQIEAYTFRGLEATTAACLVYLAITMIVILFMGLVEKRLSIPGFIARNR encoded by the coding sequence ATGATCGCATATGAATTTCGATGGTCTGTTCTATGGCAGCAACCCTACGGGAGCTGGATGCTCGAAGGCATATGGACAACCATCCAGCTCGGCTTCATCTCCTGGGTTTTAGCTCTTTCCATTGGGATCGTGATTGGGACTTGCCGGGTTACCCCGTGGAAACCTCTGCGCGCCTGCGCAACAGCCTATACCGAGTTTTTCAGGGATATCCCTTTACTGGTTCAACTCTTTTTTTGGTATTTCGCCGCTCCCAGGATTCTTCCGGCATCGCTGGAACAATATTTTTACCGAGAGGTGGCCAATGTTGAATTTTGGATCGTGGTGATCGCTCTCTCCATTTACACTTCTTCCCGAGTGGCTGAACAAATTCGTTCCGGCTTGCAATCCATTCCAGTGGACCAATTTCATGCCGCCCTGAGCACAGGACTCACTTACTTTCAGATGTATCGGTATGTCACCATTCCCTTGGCCATCCGAATTATGATCCCCCCCTTGACCACAGAATTTCTCACCACGTTCAAAAACACCTCTCTGGCCATGACAGTGGGGGTTCTGGAAGCGACTTTTATGAGCCAGCAGATCGAAGCTTATACTTTTCGCGGCCTCGAAGCGACTACCGCTGCTTGCCTGGTTTATCTGGCCATCACCATGATCGTTATCCTGTTCATGGGTTTAGTGGAAAAGAGGTTATCCATTCCCGGATTCATTGCCCGTAATCGTTAA